The Armatimonadota bacterium genome includes the window CCTCACGAAGGCCGAGGATGGTCTTGATGAGCGTGGACTTGCCCGATCCGTTCTCACCGATCACGCCCCACCGTTCTCCAATGCGCACGGTCCAGTCGAGGCCCTTGATAAGGGGGACATAGCTGCAGCCGGTGTAGCCCAGGCGTCCCGCCTGGGTTGCCACGTTGCCCAATCCGGTAGCGGGCAGGGTGCTCGATGGCGGAGATTCGGGCTGTGAGGCTGGGTTGCCCAGGCGGGACGCCTGGGCTACGTCGGCGGATACGTCCGGAAACCCGATCGTCAGCTTCTCGCACGCAACCACGATGTCCCCGCTACGCTTGGCCGCCTTCACGCTCGCCGCCATGCCCTTGGCCGCTTTTGGCGCCTCGGTCTTGGAGGCGATCAGCCGGTTCATGATCTTCAGCTTGCCGCGTGCCTGGGCGGTGCGCTGACTGTTCATGAACCGGCGCACGAACTCGTCCAGCTTGTCGACCTGCTCTTGCTGGCGCTTCGCGACTTCGGCCTGCCGAATCTCCTCCTCGGCCCTGAGCTTCAGGTACTTCGGGAACGGTCCGGGGTAGCTTTTGATCGTGCCGTCTGCCATTTCGAGCACGCGATCGCCCACGTTCTCCAAGAAGGTCCGGTCGTGCGAGACCAGCAGCACAGCGCCCGGATACGAGCGCAGCCAGCCTTCCAGCCACTCGGTCGCTTGAAGGTCCAGGTGGTTGGTAGGCTCGTCCAGGATGAGCAGGTCGGGCTCTTCCAGGATCAGCCTTGCCAGCGCCAGGCGCGTGGTCTCTCCGCCCGATAGTTTGCCGGTGGGCTTGTCCAACTCGTCCTCATGGAAGCCCATTTTCATGAGCACCGTCCGGAGGTCTTGCTCGGCCTTGTAACCCTCAGCCTCGATGAAGTGCTCGTGCAGGGTCGCGTACTCCTCCAGGTCTTCGTCGGTGGGTGAGTGCTCCAGCCTGGCTTCCAACTCCTCCAGCCGCGCCTTCAGTTCCAGCGCGTGCTTCCTTGCCTCTTCGGCCTCCTCCAGAACCGTTCGTCCCGCATCGACCGGGTCTTCCTGCCTCAGATAGCCGAGCTTTGCACCCCGCGCGATGTAGACGGAGCCGCCGTCGGGCTCCTCCTGGCCGGTGAGGATCTTAAGCAGCGTCGTCTTCCCGGTGCCGTTGCGCCCGACCAGCGCCACCTTCTCTCGGCGTTCCAGCCGAAAGCTGACGCCGTCGAGTACCACGTCCGTGCCAAAGGCCTTCCGGACGCCGGAGACGTTGAGAAGCACGAGGGAGATTGTACTTGGGGGGAGGGTTGAAGGGCGAAGGTCGAGGGTATGGGCGGTTATGGAGTGCGCGGAGCGCTTTGGACTGCGGTGACCTGTCACCGCTTTCGATCAGCGGACTTGTCCGCGCGCCTGAGGTAGCCCACGTAACTCCTTCCGCGGGACGGCCCGTGCGACTCGATTGTCACGAACAGTGGACAGGGGTAGATTGTGAATCAAGGCGCTCATCCCCTCATGGACGACGAAGCGGAACCCAAAGCCACAGCGCTGTCGAAAGCTGAAGGCGGTCCCAGGAAACGGCGAAAGGGCTGGCCGATTCCGGTGCTTTGGCTTGCGTTCGTATTAATGTACGGGTTCAAGCCCGATTGGGCGACGGCGATTTGGTACTGGCCGGCGTGGATTTGGGCATCGCTCATTGTGATGCTGGCCCTGCCGTCCCTGGCGTTTCGACGGCTGAAGTGGTTCGGCGCCATGCTGGTGCTCAGCCTGGTGTTCGCCCTCTGCTTCGACGACATGCCGCGCGGCGTCATCCGGAGCTGGTGGCGCGCCATCGTGAGCGGTCCCCCCCTGGCCGCTCGCCCGTTCGAGGTCGTCTCCGTGAACTGCGCGGGCGGCAGCATCGACGCCGCCAGGGAAGCGCTCGATTCGGGCGCGGACCTGGCCTTACTCCAGGAGTCGCCGGGAAGAGCCGAGCTTGAGAAGCTCGTCAACGAACGTTGGGGAAGCGAGGGAAGCGTGATTGCCGGACCCGACTGCTCCATCGTCGCCAAAGGCCAACTTTGGACCGTCGGGTTCACGAATCGGCCCAACTTCGCTTGGGCGCAATGGACGACGAGCAAGGGGCAACAGTGGATCGTGCTCAGCCTACGGCTTCAGCCGCCGACGTTTCGGCTGGACTACTGGAATCCGGGCTGTTGGCGCGCCTATGCCGATGACCGCGCTCGGAGGAAGAAGGAACTCGACGAGATCATCGGCGTGCTGAGAGATTTGGCCCTGTCTCCCGATGCCAATCCGATCATCGGCGGCGACTTCAACGGCCCGCCATCGGAGTGCTTCCAAGACTCGCTTCAAGCCCTTTGCACCGACTCTTACGCCTATGAAGGCCGAGGTTGGGGCGGGACCGGAACGAACGATTACCCGTTCGTCCGGTTCGACCAGATCTGGGTCCGCCCGGAGCGGAATATCGTGAATGCTGGAGTCGAGAAGACCGGTCACTCCGACCACAGGATGGCGGTGGCGTGGGTGGAAGGTCGAAGCGCCCCCGACTGAGAAGGCGCGTGCCAAACTCACACCATGATCGCCCTCTTAGCCGCTATAAGCCTCCTTTCCGGCAACAGCCCCGCTGCCGCCCCCAATCCGCAATCCGCAATCCGTCCCGACAAGCCGGGATCTGCGCTTCGCTCCGACAATCCGAAATCCTACGCCCTCGGCGTCGGCCTCGAAGGCGTCGGCGGGCGGGGGCTCGAGTTCGTCGACGCCATGAAGACCTCGCGCCACTTCGAAGGGCCTAACGGCGGCTCGGTCAAGGTGGACGCGCACGGTTGGCCGCTGGAGGACGCCCGAACCGTCGTCTTCGACCTTCGTCCCGCCTTCGCTTGGGCGCCGCCGATGGACGATCCCGACGCCTACCTGATCGACGTCAGTGGCACCTACCATTTGAGCTTCGAGGGGCGGGCCGACCTGTCCAGTGGGGAAGACCCTCGCTCGTTCCAGATCCAGAACAATCGCTATGACGCCGCCAAGAACCTGACCACCGCCGAGCTGGTGCTGCCCAAGGGCCACGGGCTCATGATCCTAAAATTCACCCGTACACAGGGAGGTGTGAGGAACGTGCGAGTCATCCGCCCCGGCTACCCGGCGGATACCAAAGAGGTCTTCCATCGCCCGTTCGTAAAGGCCGCGGGCCTCTTCCCGGTGCTGCGGTTCATGGACTGGCTGGACAGCAACTCCACGAACCCCTTCTACGGCGACGCCAAGAACACCACCGAATGGGCGAACCGAAAGCTCCCCGAGGACGCCAGCCAATCCGACATGCCGACCCGGCACGGCGTGGCTTGGGAGTACGTCGTTCAGCTTGCAAACCTGACCGGCAAGGACGCCTGGATCAACGTGCCGATCGCAGCCTCGGACGATTACGTGAAGCAGCTTGCGACGATGCTCAAGCGCGACCTGAAGCCGGGCATCAAGATCTATCTGGAACTGAACAACGAGGTCTGGAACTGGGGATTTCTGCAGGCGACCTACAACCGCATGGCTGCAGAGGCCGAGGTCGCCAAGGGCACCAGCAACCTGAACAACGACGGCGCGAAGGACAAAGACCTTTGGCGTCGCCGTAGGTACGCCAAACGCACCATCGAGATCGGCCAGATATTTGCGTCGGTGTTCGGTCTGGGATCGCTCAACGCGCGCGTTCGGCCGGTGCTTTGCTGGCAGATCGTGATCCCGTCGCAGTACGTCGAACAGCTCGAGTGGATCAAGGCCACCTACGGCGCGCCGAGCAAGTTCCTCTACGGCATTGCCGGCGCGCCGTACTTCAACACCGAAGGCACGGGCCCGAACGCCTCGGTGGACCAACTCATTGAGACAATGCGCCGCCACAGCGACGAAAGCGCCCAACGATTCCGCAAGCCGCTCATCGAGACCGCTCGCAGATACGGCCTTAAGGCTATGTGCTACGAAGGCGGTCCGGATTCCGGCGGCGGCAGCACAGCGAACATCGCCAACCGCATCCGAGCCATGCGCGACCCGAGAATGAAGGAACTGGTCACGCGCGACCTGGCGGACAACTGGTACGCGCTGGGCGGCGACCTGTTCATGTACTTCACGCTTTCAAGTGGCGTCTCACGGTACGGCATGTGGGGCGCGACGGAGGACATCACCAGGCTCGACAGCCCGAAGATGCAGGCGCTGAAGGGGATATTGGGGGTGAAATGATGATGATGGTAGCCGTCGTATGCTCGGTTGCCTTGCGCACACAGACGGCGGCCCTGCCGCCGTTGTCGCGCTACGACGTCTACCACAAGTCCAAGTGGACCACCAAAGGGCACAAGTGGACGTTCCGCACCTATTGGCTCAAGAGCGAATTCACACAGAACAACACAAGCGCGGAGCTCGACAAGCTCAACCTGTTGTTCTGTGACGGCAAAGTCGTCAAGCGCCTCCGAAACGAGGGCGACAGACCAGAGTGGGAGCCGTGGGGCCCGTATCTTGCCGCCCAACCCATATCGGTTCGTTCTCCTTACGAGCGCGTGATCGCCATTCGCGGTGCGGGCGGTCTCGGCAAGCACTGGGACACTTGCTTCTATGGACTGAACAGAACGACGATCACCTTCATCGGCCGTTCGCCAGGGCTGAACGCCAACGGTCCCGTGGCTTGGAAGGGAAGCCCGAACCTCTGGCTCTTCGACGACTGCGACTTCTACAGGGACATGCACGAGAACAAAGGCGTTACCAGGCACCTGCTGTTCCGGATCGAGAAGGGGAAGACGATGACGAAGGTCGAGGAATGGCCGTCGACGAAAGGGGTCAAGCGCGTTGTCAGGCTGAAGGAGCTGGAGGAGTAGCTTGACCGTCCTTAACCGGTTCGACGGACCCACGAACATGGCCCTGGACCGGGCGCTGCTTGACGCCGCCGAAAAGGACGGCAAGATCGGCTGGCGAGTCTATGGTTGGGACGGGCCATGGCTCACCATGGGCATGAACCAGGACCCTGCGGCGGACTTGCTCCCGACCAACCCCGTCCCATGGGTCATGCGCCCGACCGGAGGAAAGGCCGTGCTTCACGGCCACGACGTGACGGTGGGATTGGCTGCACCACTAGTGGCTATTTGGACCTTGGATGACTCTGGGGACGGCGTAGCGCACAACCGCTCAGTGCGAGCGGCTTACCGTTGGGTCACGCGTCCGATCATCGAAGCGCTGAACGCCTGTGGGCTTCCGTGCGATCTTGCAGAGAACGTTGCTGGAGTGGTTAAGGCGGTTTCCGGAACCTCCATCCCCCGGCCCCTTCCCCCTATCGCGGCGCGACAAGGGGAAGGGGAGGCTCCCAATCGCTCAGACCTCGGACCTCGGACCTCGGGCCTCCTCAATCCGCAATCCTCCGACTGCTTCGCAGGAGTTTCCCGGAACGACATCGTGGACCTTAGAAGCGGTCTCAAGTGTTGTGGATGTGCCTTTCGAATGACGAAGAGCGCCGTGCTTTTGCAGGCCAGCATCCCGGCGGGCGAGCCTCTTGTGGATCCTGCTTTGGTGTTTGCAGAGCCGTCGATGATTGCGACCCCTATGTGGGAGGCCGAGAGGTTCGTGGAGGCTTTTGGGCTCGCCCTGAGCTAGCCAATCCCGAAAAACGCCGGCTGACTAGTCTGACTTGGCTGACGGGTCAGACTGAGGGAAGGCACCCCTTCACCCTCAAACTTCCCGCATAATCTCCCCCATGCGCATCGGGGTGTTCGATTCGGGCCTCGGGGGACTGGGGATCGCGCGCGCCATCATGGAGCGCCTCCCCGAATACGACTACCTCTACCTGGGCGACACCAAACGCGTGCCCTACGGCAACCGGTCCCAGCAGACGATCCACGAGTTCACGGCCCAAGCGCTCAACTTCCTCTTTGGGAACGAGTGCCAGATCATCATCCTGGCCTGCAACACGGCCTCAGCTGAGTCGCTGCGAAAGAGCCAGCAGGAGTACCTTCCGCAGAACTACCCGGACCGGCGCGTGCTCGGCGTGATCATTCCGGCAGTGGAGGCTGCGGCTGAAGCCGCCGAGCGAAAAGTGGGGGTCATCGCAACCGCCAGTACGATCGAGTCGGGCGCCTACCTGCGTGAGCTGAACCGGCAGTGCCCGAGATTCGAAGTGGTCCAAAATCCCGCGCCGCTGCTCGTCCCGGTCATCGAAAACGATGGGCTCAAGTACCTCGAGCCGATCCTCGCCGACTATCTTGAGCCTCTCCAGACTTGCAAGAGCCTCATCCTCGGCTGCACACACTACTGCCTTATCAAGGAGCAGGTGCGAAAGCTGTTTCGCGGCACAGTGATCTCTCAAGACGAAGTCGTGCCCGAAAAGCTGGCGGATTACTTGGCGCGGCATCCCGAGCATGATGGAAAACTGGCGAAGCGGGGCCAAAGACGCTATTGCGTGACCGACCTTACGGGCTCCTACCGCCGATTCGCCCACAGACTTATGGATCAGGAAATCGAACTGGAGCTGGTAGCGCTTTGAAAAGCGCCGCCGAAATCCGCATCTCGGCCGCCGCCCTTCGCTACAACGTCGCGGCCCTAGGGCGGCTGCTCCCGCCCGACGTCCAGGTGGCGCTGGTGGTCAAGGCCAACGCCTATGGGCACGGTCTCCCCCAAGTCGTCCCGATCCTTGAACCCATGGCCGACGCCTTTCAGGTGGACGATCTCGACGAGCTTGCCCGGTTGCGCGAACTGACCCAGGCAAGGGTCTTGGTGTTCGGCTTTGTGCCGCCGGAAGACGTGGGCGAAGCGATCGCGCTTGACGGGGAGCTGTGCGTTTACTCCCGTGAGCAGATCGAAGCGATTCAGCAAGCCGCAAAGAAAGCCAAGAGGCCGGCGCGGGTCCACCTCAAGGTCGATTGCCTCCTCGGGAGGTTAGGGGTCTTGCCATCCGAGCTATCCGACTTGCTTCCTGTGCTGGAGGGCGCACCACAGCTTGAGCTCCAATCGGTCTACGGGCACTACGCCAACATCGAGGACACGGACGACCCGAGCCACGCACTGAAGCAGGAGGCCGTTTTTGAGCACTGCTTCACGCAGGTCCGGCGCGCTTTCCCGAGGGTCCAGCGGCACCTCTCAGCGACGTCGGGTCTCATGGCTCGGGAGCGCACGGGCATCATCAACGACATGGTGCGCCTGGGGATTGGGGTCTACGGGCTCTACCCGTCCGGGCCGCTGGCGGCATCCTATGCGAGCGTGGGCTTGAAGCCGGTCATGAGCTGGGTCTCGCGGCTGGCCCAGGTGAAGACGATTCCGGCGGGGCATCCGGTCGGCTACGGCTTGGCGTTCATCGCCGGCCGGCCCATGCCCATCGGCATCGTGCCGCAGGGATATTCGGACGGCTATAGCAGGAGCCTATCCGGGGTTGGCGAGGTGCTGGTGGCGGGGAAGCGGTGCAAGGTGTTGGGCAGAGTGGCGATGAACATGTTTGCGGTCGATCTGTCCTCGACGCCCTACGCGAAGCAGGGTGACGAGGTGGTGCTTCTCGGCAGCCAGCGCGACGAAACGGTGACTGCCGAAGAGCTGGCCGAATGGAGTGGGACGATCAACTATGAGGTGGTGGCAAGGATCAGCCCGCTTCTGCCACGGAGGGTGGTTTAGGTTGCCGGCATCTTGTCATTGCACAGATCGCCGATTTCTGGGTTCGACGATCGGGTGGCTCGGTTTCCGGACTGATCTGGGAAGAAATCAGTCTTGGGCCAATTGAGGCGGTCTTCTTGGGACACTGCCGGGGAAAGCTTTTCTTGGCTTGAAATGGCCGCTGTTCGCGCCAAACCCCAGGATCTTTCCCTTCGCCTAAGGATCCCCTTTCAATCTCCTTCCGACAATTCACCGATTGGGCCGCAGATCGAATGAGGAACCAGGATGCGGGGGCCGAGGCCTCGGAAGGCCCTTTGCCTTCCGTCGGTTCTTCATCCGGGCCGAATTGGCGGCAGAGACCCGGAAAGCCAACGGCCCTCGGGAGAAGTGTTGTCAAAGCGAGCGGCGATGGGAGTGGGAGAACCTCCTTCAATGCGCCGGCACGGAACCGGCGGCTACGCGGACACCCGTGTGCGATCTTTGTGCTTCTTTGTGCCCTTTGTGTGAAATGCCCAGAAAGCGCCGGCACGGAACCGGCGGCTACCCGAATTCCGCGTGTCGCTGGATCTCTCCACGGCGTCGAGGTTCAGAATGCGCCGGCACGGAACCGGCGGTTACCCGATTTCCGCGTGTCGCTGGATTTCTCCACAGCGTCGAGGTTCAGAAAGCGCCGGCACGGAACCGGCGGCTACGCGAATTCCGCGTGTCGCTGGATTTCACCACGGCGTCGAGGTTCAGAAAGCGCCGGCACGGAACCGCCGGTGCTACCAGCTCACCCAACTCCGCGTGTCGCTGGATTTCTCCACGGCGTCGAGCACCCTTTGGTTTTCATAGCCGTCCACGAAGTTCGGCGAAGGCATGTCGCCGCGGTCGATGGCCACGAGCGCATCGGCGACCAGGTTCGTAAACGTGTGCTCGTAGCCGATGATGTGCCCGGCGGGCCAGTAGTTGCCCGTATAGGGATGGCCGCCCTCGGTGACCTGGATGAGCCTGAAACCCTGCTCGCCCGCTGGGTCCTCGTTGTTGTAGTACTCCAGTTCATTCATTCGTTCGAGGTTAAAAACAACGGAGCCCTTGGAACCGTTGATCTCGAAACGGTTGAAGTTCTTCCTTCCGACGGCGAACCTTGAGGCCTCAAAGGTCCCAAGCGCGCCGTTCTTGAACTTGGCGAGGAACATCGCGGCGTCGTCCACCGTGACGTCCCCCATCTCCTCAGAGGCCTTGCCACCCAAGCGGTCGTCGATCGCGGCAAGTTTGGGTCGCTGTTTGACAAAGGTGTGGAGGTATCCCGAGACCTCTGAGAATTCGCCCACGAGATGCCGCCCCAAGTCAATGATGTGGGCGTTGATGTCGCCGTGCGTTCCGCTCCCGGCGCGCTCCTTCTGCAGCCGCCAAACGAGCGGGAACTTGGGGTCGGCGATCCAATCTTGCAGGTATGTCGCGCGCATGTGGTAGATCGTCCCAAGCTGGCCCTTGCTGATCATCTGCTTGGCGAGGGCGACCGCTGGGCACTTGCGATAGTTGTGGAAGATGGCGTGATAGACCTGGTGCCTCTGGGCGGTTTCCAGCATCGTGTGAGCCTCTTCCAGCGTGTTCCCAAGCGGCTTTTCGCAGAACACGATCTTGCCGGCCTCCGCTGCGGCGCAGGCGATCTCGCAGTGGCTGTCTCCGGGGGTCGCGACGTCGATGATGTCGATCCCCGGGTCCTCGATCACCTTGCGCCAGTCGGTCTCATAGTGGTCCCAGCCGAACTTGTCCTTTGCCGCGCGCACACCCTCCTGGTTGCGCCCGCAAATCGTCTTCATCCCGATCTCGATGGGAAGGTCGAAGAAACGATTGACTTGGCGATACGCGTTGCTGTGGGCTTTGCCCATGAACTGATAACCGATCAAACCGACGTTGAGCTTCTTGCTGGCCATAGGGTGCTCCGAGCCGCGCAAAGCGCGGGGAATCACCCCAATATATCCGAACCGGCTACCGGACGATGACCTTGACCAGGTCAAAGGCGGGCCGAATGAGCGTATAGTCGCCATCCGCGGCAATCACACGAAACCTGAGGTCGACCTTCCCGGTGGGACTGACCCGGTTGGCTGCGGGCACGTTCGTCAGGGTAATGGTCTCATCGGTGTTGTGCATGAATCCGGCATGGATCGGCTCATAGGCGTTCGTGTTCCAGTTCTTGAGCGCGACCTGGATGGCGCCGGCCCCGGCGTTGAGCTTGCCCTCGATCGTGATGTCCATGTTGGTGGCGGGCACCGCGGTCGTTGTGCCGGTGAACGCCACCCCGAAAAGCACCACGAAGTCCCCCGATCCGAGCGGAGGAGACTGAAGCTCGTACCGAACGTTGTCTGAGGCCTCCATGTCGATCATTGCGCCGGAGCGCTCGCGGCCACCAAACTCGATGCGCCGCGACTCCCAGATGGTCCGCCCGATGTCGGGGACGGTTGACGTGATCCAGTTCTTGTAGGAGTTCAGGGCGACCGAAAGACCCACGGCGCCGAAGTCAAACTCTCCTTCCACAGGGGTTCCATCGAGGACCCCCACGTAGGCGTTGATGCCGACCAGGCGATTCTGGCCATTGTCCAGGACAAAGCAGCCGCCGCCAGAGTCGCGCGGGGCTAACCCGCCCTCGCCGGTGACCGCCGTGCCGCCGAGAACGTTGATGGTGTTCACGCCCAAGGGATCATCGAGATCGAAGACCAGGCAATCGGAGGTCTTGAGGCTGGTCTGGGAGATTTGGACCTGGACTTGCGGAAAGTACTCGTCGAGCGCGTTCTTGGCCGACCTTCTGGTGCCGTCGGTGCCCCACTGGATCGACCACCCGACATTGCCGTTGCGCTGGCCGGTGATGCCGAGTCCGGCGATTGTGGAGGTCAGGCCTTGCAGTGCGTTTGCACCGGTGAACGGTCGAAACGCCAGAGGCGAAGCGAACTTCATGGGCCCCTGGACGCGCACCGCAGCCAGGTCCGCATTCGCTCCCCCCGATCCGGTGTGGCCGATTCTTTGGAGGATGCTATAGCGAATGCCGTCTTGTTCGATGGTGTTGCCGCCGACGTGCGCCGCGGTGAGCACCCAATAGGGCGAGATCGCCACGCAGGACCCCTGGCCGGAAAAGGTCGTCCCGTTCCAGTTCCCCATACGGCCCACCGACTTAAAGTTGGGGTCGGCCACGTTTGGAAAGATCGTGTAGCCCGCAGACAGCAGGACCGCAACGCCGACGATGGACGTCAATAACCGCTTCATCGAACTCCTCGCAAGGCTCCTCAGCCAATTTGGCGAACCGGCGCAATCGCCGGTCCCGCGCAATGCTTCATTGTAAGGCACCTTTTGTACATTGGCGGCAGGTGAATTTGCCGGTTCCCGGGTGAGAGGACCTCATCGTTGCAGACATGAGCGCAAGGAGAGCTTCCTTCCGTTAGGCCCAACGGGCTGACCTGTTGAAGCCAAAGGTGAAGCCCTGGAACCCGATTGTGGTGATGACGCAAGGCCTGAAGGGTCACCCTGCGGGCTCTCTTGATGGTGACGAAGGGCGCGTCTCAAAGGTCCGAGCGTCGCCCTTTCACGGCTTCTTCCAAGCAGGGTGCCCGACTCCGAAGCGTTGCCCCTCGGGCAGGCTCAGAGCAGGTGCTTCGCTGAGTGAAGTCGGGCACTTGAGCCTGCTGAGCGACTCTCGCGTTGCGCTCTGGTTCATCGGACCATTGAAACAGAAAAACGGAGGACTCATCGAACCGACCCTCAACCGCAGGTACCTTACGGCTTCATGGCCGGAGCCCGACGCAGCAGATACCCGGGATTCAGGGTCGGCCCGATCGCGGTCGATCCCCCGCTGCTGCTCGCGCCGATGGAGGACGTGACGAGCCTGCCGTTTCGGGTGATTGCCAAGCGTATCGCCCGTCCTGGATTGATGTTCACCGAGTTCGTGAGCGCAATGGCGATCCACCATGGAGCCGCCAAGACCCTCCTGAAGATGAAGGTTCACCCTGAAGAGCGGCCGCTCGGCATCCAGATTTTCGGCGGCGAACCCGAGATCATGGCTGAGACCGCGCGTCTCTGCGAGGAAATGGGTGCCGACCTGGTGGATATCAACATGGGCTGCTGGGTGCCAAAGGTCTGTCGGACCGGCGCCGGAGCGGCGCTCCTCAAGGACCCGGTACAGGCTGAGAAGATCGTGAAATCCGTTGTGAGCGCGGTGCGGGTTCCCGTGACCGTGAAGGTTCGGGCAGGATGGGACTGGTCGCTCTTTGCCGCCCCGGACCTGGCGAAGCGATTTCAAGATGCAGGCGCACAGATGCTCACCCTCCATGCCAGGTTTGCCAAGCAGGGTTTTGAGGGTGAAGCTGACTGGAGCCTGATCGCCTCGCTTCGCAAGGCGCTCCAAATCCCCCTGGTCGGAAACGGCGACGTCAAGACCGGCGAGGACGCTCGGCGCATGATGGACCAGACCGGTTGCGACGGCGTGATGGTGGGGAGGGCCGCGATCTCCAACCCATGGGCGCTGTCACGCATCCGAAGCGCTTTGGACGGCTCCGAACCTGTTCCCGAACCAAGTCTTGCAGAACGGTCGCGGACGGCCCTTGAGCACCTGCGTCACACGGTTGCTCTTGAAGCGGGGAAGGAAACATGGGAAGAACTCGAGAACGACCACAGTCCATCCACTTTGGCCGCCGAAGACCGCGCTTGCCGCAAGCTGCGGGGTCAGCTGCCGCTCTATTTCAAGGGCTTTGATGGGGCGGCGCGGCTTCGAAGCGAAATGTCTGGGTGCAGTACTGTTGCCGAGTATCAGGAACTGATGGAACAGTTTCTCCAAGGTTCCGATGGCATGGCCGCCGAACCGGTCTCAACGGTCAGATTGTGAAAAAAATAGCTCAAAGCAACACGTTTTCCACCTTGCGGGGGCTAAACTTCAGCTTCACGCAGAGGATCATGCGTTTGTTGCTCAGCCTGGTTCCATGGATGGCGGTCGGCACGGCAGCAGCGTTTCAGGCGGGCGGACCTCGTCCGGCGGAAGCGGTGCTCGAATTTGCAGCCGGCAAGAGGCT containing:
- a CDS encoding ABC-F family ATP-binding cassette domain-containing protein, which encodes MLLNVSGVRKAFGTDVVLDGVSFRLERREKVALVGRNGTGKTTLLKILTGQEEPDGGSVYIARGAKLGYLRQEDPVDAGRTVLEEAEEARKHALELKARLEELEARLEHSPTDEDLEEYATLHEHFIEAEGYKAEQDLRTVLMKMGFHEDELDKPTGKLSGGETTRLALARLILEEPDLLILDEPTNHLDLQATEWLEGWLRSYPGAVLLVSHDRTFLENVGDRVLEMADGTIKSYPGPFPKYLKLRAEEEIRQAEVAKRQQEQVDKLDEFVRRFMNSQRTAQARGKLKIMNRLIASKTEAPKAAKGMAASVKAAKRSGDIVVACEKLTIGFPDVSADVAQASRLGNPASQPESPPSSTLPATGLGNVATQAGRLGYTGCSYVPLIKGLDWTVRIGERWGVIGENGSGKSTLIKTILGLREAQEGSARLGANVQAGYFAQDDSELNPEQSPLEYMVYEVGLLPAEARDLLGRYLITGEDVFRPIKTFSGGEKNKLSLAHLTAQNPNLLVLDEPTNHLDMASREALAQVLAGYNGTLILISHDRWLLSKVTNHTLDIRREDVKQFGGSYEEYRRWTEVRGPGSGRESRSEARGPRSVEKRLQTGPSRAQSPNPRPQTPDPSSPPSEAVNRHSSIANPAVSFRPRELSKEIQRLEKVVVGCEERITRLELEVKAVEAKLAAPMADTNLFELTLTHQDLQAQLAGAMESWEEASTSLESLRRMQG
- the murI gene encoding glutamate racemase, encoding MRIGVFDSGLGGLGIARAIMERLPEYDYLYLGDTKRVPYGNRSQQTIHEFTAQALNFLFGNECQIIILACNTASAESLRKSQQEYLPQNYPDRRVLGVIIPAVEAAAEAAERKVGVIATASTIESGAYLRELNRQCPRFEVVQNPAPLLVPVIENDGLKYLEPILADYLEPLQTCKSLILGCTHYCLIKEQVRKLFRGTVISQDEVVPEKLADYLARHPEHDGKLAKRGQRRYCVTDLTGSYRRFAHRLMDQEIELELVAL
- the alr gene encoding alanine racemase, whose amino-acid sequence is MKSAAEIRISAAALRYNVAALGRLLPPDVQVALVVKANAYGHGLPQVVPILEPMADAFQVDDLDELARLRELTQARVLVFGFVPPEDVGEAIALDGELCVYSREQIEAIQQAAKKAKRPARVHLKVDCLLGRLGVLPSELSDLLPVLEGAPQLELQSVYGHYANIEDTDDPSHALKQEAVFEHCFTQVRRAFPRVQRHLSATSGLMARERTGIINDMVRLGIGVYGLYPSGPLAASYASVGLKPVMSWVSRLAQVKTIPAGHPVGYGLAFIAGRPMPIGIVPQGYSDGYSRSLSGVGEVLVAGKRCKVLGRVAMNMFAVDLSSTPYAKQGDEVVLLGSQRDETVTAEELAEWSGTINYEVVARISPLLPRRVV
- a CDS encoding Gfo/Idh/MocA family oxidoreductase codes for the protein MASKKLNVGLIGYQFMGKAHSNAYRQVNRFFDLPIEIGMKTICGRNQEGVRAAKDKFGWDHYETDWRKVIEDPGIDIIDVATPGDSHCEIACAAAEAGKIVFCEKPLGNTLEEAHTMLETAQRHQVYHAIFHNYRKCPAVALAKQMISKGQLGTIYHMRATYLQDWIADPKFPLVWRLQKERAGSGTHGDINAHIIDLGRHLVGEFSEVSGYLHTFVKQRPKLAAIDDRLGGKASEEMGDVTVDDAAMFLAKFKNGALGTFEASRFAVGRKNFNRFEINGSKGSVVFNLERMNELEYYNNEDPAGEQGFRLIQVTEGGHPYTGNYWPAGHIIGYEHTFTNLVADALVAIDRGDMPSPNFVDGYENQRVLDAVEKSSDTRSWVSW
- a CDS encoding trypsin-like serine protease; this encodes MKRLLTSIVGVAVLLSAGYTIFPNVADPNFKSVGRMGNWNGTTFSGQGSCVAISPYWVLTAAHVGGNTIEQDGIRYSILQRIGHTGSGGANADLAAVRVQGPMKFASPLAFRPFTGANALQGLTSTIAGLGITGQRNGNVGWSIQWGTDGTRRSAKNALDEYFPQVQVQISQTSLKTSDCLVFDLDDPLGVNTINVLGGTAVTGEGGLAPRDSGGGCFVLDNGQNRLVGINAYVGVLDGTPVEGEFDFGAVGLSVALNSYKNWITSTVPDIGRTIWESRRIEFGGRERSGAMIDMEASDNVRYELQSPPLGSGDFVVLFGVAFTGTTTAVPATNMDITIEGKLNAGAGAIQVALKNWNTNAYEPIHAGFMHNTDETITLTNVPAANRVSPTGKVDLRFRVIAADGDYTLIRPAFDLVKVIVR
- the dusB gene encoding tRNA dihydrouridine synthase DusB, whose amino-acid sequence is MAGARRSRYPGFRVGPIAVDPPLLLAPMEDVTSLPFRVIAKRIARPGLMFTEFVSAMAIHHGAAKTLLKMKVHPEERPLGIQIFGGEPEIMAETARLCEEMGADLVDINMGCWVPKVCRTGAGAALLKDPVQAEKIVKSVVSAVRVPVTVKVRAGWDWSLFAAPDLAKRFQDAGAQMLTLHARFAKQGFEGEADWSLIASLRKALQIPLVGNGDVKTGEDARRMMDQTGCDGVMVGRAAISNPWALSRIRSALDGSEPVPEPSLAERSRTALEHLRHTVALEAGKETWEELENDHSPSTLAAEDRACRKLRGQLPLYFKGFDGAARLRSEMSGCSTVAEYQELMEQFLQGSDGMAAEPVSTVRL